The following coding sequences lie in one Takifugu flavidus isolate HTHZ2018 chromosome 4, ASM371156v2, whole genome shotgun sequence genomic window:
- the aldh4a1 gene encoding LOW QUALITY PROTEIN: delta-1-pyrroline-5-carboxylate dehydrogenase, mitochondrial (The sequence of the model RefSeq protein was modified relative to this genomic sequence to represent the inferred CDS: deleted 1 base in 1 codon), with amino-acid sequence MLRVTAAAGRSWSGFRTFCVAPVEVKNEPILDFRDGSTERAELLKALDRVKRTTEEIPCVVGDQHVWTSDVRYQLSPFNHSHKVAKFCYADKELINKAILASVAARRDWDLKPVQDRAQILFKAADVISGPKRAEILAKTMIGQGKTVVQAEIDAAAELIDFFRFNAKHALELERQQPLDSGGSTNTCLYRGLEGFVAAVAPFNFTAIGGNLAGTPAVMGNVVLWKPSDAAMSASYAVYKVLRECGLPPNIIQFLPADGPVFGDTVTTSQHLAGINFTGSVPTFRRLWKQVAENLDSYRTFPRLAGECGGKNFHFVHKSADVQSVVNGTIRSAFEFGGQKCSACSRMYVPDSLWPQVRQQLLDICRDLRVGDPVEDFSTFFSAVIDEKSFARIKRWLDHAKSSPSLKVLTGGTCDDSKGYFVEPTIVETTDPQDSIMCEEIFGPVLTVYVYPEEEYKDVLELIDNTSPYALTGSVFAQDQLVIDEAARILRNAAGNYYVNDKSTGSVVAQQPFGGARVSGTNDKPGGAHYVLRWTSPQVVKHTCVPLTGWRYPYMG; translated from the exons ATGCTGCGCGTCACCGCGGCCGCGGGTCGCTCCTGGAGCGG GTTCAGAACCTTCTGCGTCGCTCCGGTGGAGGTGAAGAACGAGCCCATCCTGGACTTCAGAGACGGCAGCACCGAGCGAGCggagctgctgaag GCCTTGGACAGAGTCAAGAGGACAACGGAGGAGATCCCCTGTGTGGTTGGAGACCAACATGTGTGGACGAGTGATGTCAGATACCAGTTATCG CCGTTCAATCATTCTCACAAGGTAGCAAAGTTCTGCTACGCTGACAAG GAACTCATCAACAAAGCCATCCTGGCATCAGTGGCAGCTCGCAGAGACTGGGACCTGAAACCCGTTCAGGACCGGGCCCAGATTCTGTTCAAGGCAGCTGATGTGATCAGTGGACCCAAGAGAGCAGAAATCCTGGCCAAGACCATGATTGGACAg gGGAAGACGGTGGTCCAGGCAGAGATCGACGCTGCTGCCGAGCTCATCGACTTCTTCCGCTTCAACGCCAAACACgccctggagctggagcggcaGCAGCCTCTGGACTCTGGGGGCAGCACCAACACG TGCTTGTACCGGGGGCTGGAG GGCTTCGTTGCCGCGGTGGCGCCGTTTAACTTCACTGCGATTGGTGGAAACTTGGCGGGAACTCCAGCTGTGATG GGGAACGTGGTCCTGTGGAAGCCCAGCGATGCGGCCATGTCTGCCAGCTACGCCGTCTACAAGGTCCTGCGGGAATGTGGACTCCCTCCAAACATCATCCAGTTCCTCCCGGCTGATGGACCCGTCTTCGGAGACACCGTCACCACGTCCCAGCACCTCGCAGGAATCAACTTCACTGGCAGCGTCCC GACGTTCAGGCGTCTGTGGAAGCAGGTTGCTGAGAATTTGGACTCTTACAGGACATTTCCTCGCCTGGCAGGAG AATGTGGTGGCAAGAATTTCCACTTTGTTCACAAGTCGGCAGACGTGCAGAGCGTGGTGAACGGGACAATCCGCTCTGCCTTTGAGTTCGGGGGTCAGAAGTGCTCCGCCTGCTCCAGGATGTACGTCCCGGACAGCCTGTGGCCTCAGGTCcgacagcagctgctggacatcTGCAGAGACCTGCGAGTGGGAGAT CCGGTGGAGGACTTCAGCACCTTCTTCTCAGCGGTCATTGATGAGAAG TCGTTTGCACGGATCAAGAGGTGGCTGGATCACGCCAAATCTTCTCCCAGCCTGAAGGTTCTGACTGGAGGAACCTGCGACGACAGTAAAGGGTACTTTGTGGAGCCCACCATCGTGGAGACCACAGACCCCCAGGACAGCATCATGTGTGAG GAAATCTTCGGGCCTGTTCTGACGGTTTACGTTTATCCAGAGGAGGAGTACAAGGACGTGCTGGAGCTGATTGACAATACGTCCCCGTACGCCCTGACTGGATCTGTCTTCGCTCAGGACCA GCTCGTGATCGATGAGGCCGCCCGGATTTTGAGGAACGCCGCAGGGAACTACTACGTCAACGATAAGTCCACCGGCTCCGTCGTGGCCCAGCAGCCGTTCGGTGGTGCCCGAGTTTCAG GAACCAACGACAAGCCCGGCGGCGCCCACTACGTGCTGAGGTGGACCTCGCCACAGGTGGTGAAACACACCTGTGTGCCGCTCACAGGCTGGAGGTACCCCTACATGGGCTGA